A single Bacillus sp. OxB-1 DNA region contains:
- the fapR gene encoding transcription factor FapR has product MRIPKQERQRRLGELLEENPFMTDEELSDHFSVSVQTIRLDRLELGIPELRERLKTVASRTMQGEVKSLHSDEIIGDIVDIELDKRALSIFDVTTDHVFQRNGIARGHHLFAQANSLAVAVLDEDLALTAKSTLNFIKPVKAGDRVVARAEVKEESPEKKRTLVEVVSTVGEETVFIGQFYMYRTRDGKQEEST; this is encoded by the coding sequence TTGAGAATACCGAAGCAGGAAAGACAACGCCGTCTTGGAGAGTTGCTTGAAGAAAACCCTTTTATGACTGATGAGGAGCTGTCGGATCATTTTTCTGTAAGTGTTCAAACAATCCGGTTGGACCGGCTTGAGCTTGGGATTCCGGAACTTCGGGAGCGCTTGAAAACCGTCGCATCCCGGACGATGCAAGGGGAAGTGAAGTCCCTTCATTCCGATGAAATCATCGGTGACATCGTCGATATCGAACTGGATAAGAGGGCTTTGTCCATTTTTGACGTGACTACCGATCATGTCTTCCAAAGAAATGGGATTGCACGGGGGCACCATCTATTCGCCCAGGCGAATTCCCTCGCGGTGGCCGTGCTGGATGAAGACCTGGCATTGACCGCGAAATCCACATTGAATTTCATAAAACCCGTCAAAGCGGGAGACCGGGTCGTGGCCCGTGCCGAAGTGAAGGAGGAAAGTCCGGAGAAAAAACGGACTTTGGTCGAGGTCGTCTCGACAGTCGGTGAGGAGACCGTCTTCATCGGGCAATTTTACATGTATCGGACGCGGGACGGGAAGCAGGAGGAATCGACATGA
- the plsX gene encoding phosphate acyltransferase PlsX: MIIAVDGMGGDNAPAEIVAGALRSLDAFQDIQIHIYGDEAAIAPHVQQNERLKIIHCSEKIEPDDEPVRAIRRKKDASMVRMAQAVHDGAADVGVSAGNTGALVAAGLFLVGRMEGIERPALAPTLPTVDGQGFLLLDVGANADSKPVHLKQFAIMGSIYAEKVRGVEKPRVGLLNIGTEEGKGNELTKGAYELLSDAPIHFIGNVEARDLLTGAADVVVTDGFTGNMVLKTIEGTALGFFSMLKEVYTASMKTKLSAALVKNELGGLKGKLDYTEYGGAGLFGLRSPVIKAHGSSNANAILNAIRQARTMVQYDVSGTIRETIGKAETE; this comes from the coding sequence ATGATCATAGCAGTTGATGGGATGGGCGGAGACAATGCCCCCGCTGAAATCGTTGCAGGAGCTCTGAGAAGCTTGGACGCATTTCAGGACATTCAAATACATATTTATGGTGATGAGGCGGCGATCGCCCCGCATGTGCAACAAAACGAGCGGTTGAAAATCATTCATTGCAGCGAGAAAATCGAGCCGGATGACGAACCGGTCCGCGCCATCCGCAGGAAGAAAGACGCCTCTATGGTAAGAATGGCGCAAGCGGTGCATGACGGTGCGGCGGATGTGGGTGTTTCCGCGGGAAATACAGGTGCGCTCGTAGCCGCGGGATTATTCCTCGTCGGGCGGATGGAAGGGATTGAACGCCCGGCGCTGGCCCCGACCTTGCCGACAGTCGACGGACAAGGGTTCCTCCTGCTCGACGTCGGTGCCAATGCCGATTCAAAGCCGGTTCATTTAAAACAATTTGCCATCATGGGAAGCATCTACGCGGAAAAGGTGCGCGGTGTTGAAAAACCCCGAGTCGGCCTGTTGAACATCGGAACTGAAGAGGGGAAAGGGAACGAGCTGACAAAAGGGGCGTATGAGCTCTTGTCGGATGCGCCGATCCATTTCATCGGTAACGTGGAGGCCCGGGATTTATTGACCGGCGCAGCGGATGTTGTCGTAACGGATGGTTTCACGGGGAATATGGTCTTGAAGACGATCGAAGGAACCGCTCTCGGATTCTTTTCGATGCTGAAGGAAGTGTATACCGCTTCCATGAAAACGAAATTATCGGCAGCCCTCGTCAAAAACGAATTGGGCGGGCTGAAAGGGAAATTGGATTATACAGAGTACGGCGGCGCCGGGCTGTTCGGTTTGCGGTCGCCGGTCATCAAAGCGCATGGTTCCTCCAACGCGAACGCCATTTTGAATGCGATTCGCCAGGCTAGGACGATGGTGCAATATGATGTCAGCGGGACAATCCGCGAAACAATCGGAAAGGCGGAGACGGAATGA
- the fabD gene encoding ACP S-malonyltransferase, with product MTKVAFVFPGQGSQSVGMGKELAETNEKSKRYLEQADEVLGFGLSQLILEGPQEELTLTYHAQPALLTVGSMIASRLMEEGVAPDYTAGHSLGEYTALVASGTLSFEDGVSLVHKRGLYMNEAVPAGEGAMAAILGLDGQKLKEVTDAITAEGNPVQPANMNCPGQIVISGSKEGVAQACVQLKEAGAKRTIPLDVSGPFHSSLMEPAASKLGAALAEVDMSDATIPVIANVNASPVQDEDTIKSLLVEQLYSPVLWEDSVRTLLELGVTHFVECGPGKVLSGLIKKIDRSATVLSAYDEETVQAVVEAAKGWS from the coding sequence ATGACGAAAGTGGCATTTGTGTTCCCAGGACAAGGATCGCAGTCGGTCGGCATGGGAAAAGAGTTGGCTGAAACAAACGAAAAGAGTAAGCGGTATTTGGAACAAGCAGATGAAGTTCTCGGGTTCGGACTGAGTCAATTGATCCTGGAAGGCCCTCAGGAAGAGCTCACGTTGACCTATCATGCGCAGCCGGCACTTCTGACGGTCGGTTCGATGATTGCATCACGCCTGATGGAGGAAGGCGTAGCGCCCGATTATACGGCGGGGCACAGCCTCGGTGAATATACCGCATTGGTCGCTTCGGGGACCCTCTCCTTTGAAGACGGGGTTTCATTGGTCCATAAACGCGGATTGTATATGAATGAAGCGGTTCCGGCGGGGGAAGGCGCAATGGCCGCCATCCTGGGACTGGACGGCCAAAAGTTGAAAGAAGTGACGGATGCAATCACGGCGGAAGGAAATCCGGTCCAGCCGGCGAATATGAACTGCCCGGGGCAAATTGTCATTTCAGGTTCCAAAGAGGGCGTTGCGCAGGCGTGCGTTCAATTGAAGGAGGCAGGAGCGAAGCGAACGATCCCTCTCGATGTGAGCGGTCCTTTCCACTCTTCCCTCATGGAGCCCGCAGCTTCCAAACTGGGCGCTGCGCTAGCTGAAGTGGACATGTCCGATGCAACAATTCCGGTCATCGCGAATGTCAACGCTTCTCCTGTCCAAGATGAGGATACAATCAAAAGCTTGCTTGTCGAGCAGCTGTATTCCCCTGTCTTATGGGAAGATTCGGTCCGGACGCTGCTGGAACTAGGCGTTACTCATTTCGTTGAATGCGGTCCAGGGAAAGTGTTGAGCGGGCTGATAAAGAAGATTGATAGAAGTGCTACAGTTTTATCAGCGTATGATGAAGAAACAGTGCAAGCCGTTGTGGAAGCGGCGAAAGGGTGGTCGTGA
- the fabG gene encoding 3-oxoacyl-[acyl-carrier-protein] reductase, with product MARFEGKAAIVTGASRGIGREIALLLGKEGARVAVNYSGSKEKADEVVGLIREAGGEAFAIQADVSDADSVKNMIDETLKTFGSIDILVNNAGITKDNLLMRMKEDEWDDVININMKGVFLCTKGVTRQMMKQRAGKIVNVASIVGVSGNPGQANYVAAKAGVIGFTKTAAKELASRNINVNAVAPGFITTDMTEVLTDEVKEQMLSVIPLGKLGSPQDVARSVLFLLSDDAAYITGQTIHVDGGMVM from the coding sequence ATGGCTAGATTTGAAGGGAAAGCAGCGATCGTCACGGGTGCATCCCGTGGGATTGGAAGGGAAATTGCTCTTCTGTTAGGGAAAGAAGGGGCCCGGGTAGCGGTCAATTATAGCGGCAGCAAAGAGAAAGCCGATGAGGTTGTCGGGTTGATTCGAGAAGCGGGAGGCGAAGCGTTTGCCATCCAGGCGGATGTATCCGATGCTGACAGTGTCAAAAATATGATCGATGAAACATTGAAAACCTTCGGCTCCATTGATATCCTAGTCAACAATGCGGGTATCACTAAGGACAACCTTCTCATGCGGATGAAGGAAGATGAATGGGATGACGTCATCAATATTAATATGAAAGGCGTGTTCCTCTGCACGAAAGGGGTTACGCGCCAAATGATGAAGCAGCGGGCTGGGAAGATTGTCAATGTGGCATCGATCGTCGGGGTGTCGGGCAATCCGGGCCAAGCGAATTACGTCGCTGCCAAAGCGGGGGTCATCGGCTTCACGAAAACGGCCGCCAAAGAACTGGCTTCACGGAACATCAACGTCAACGCGGTCGCACCGGGCTTCATTACGACGGATATGACCGAAGTGCTGACGGACGAAGTGAAAGAGCAGATGCTTTCGGTCATTCCGCTCGGAAAACTCGGCAGCCCGCAAGACGTGGCACGCTCGGTCCTCTTCCTGCTATCCGACGATGCAGCTTATATTACAGGTCAGACGATCCATGTTGATGGTGGAATGGTGATGTAA
- the acpP gene encoding acyl carrier protein, whose translation MSVLERVTKVVVDRLGVDESEVKPEASFREDLGADSLDVVELVMELEDEFDMEISDDDAEKIGTVGDAVTYIEAKVN comes from the coding sequence TTGTCAGTACTTGAACGTGTAACGAAAGTTGTCGTCGACCGTCTTGGTGTCGATGAGAGCGAAGTGAAACCGGAAGCTTCTTTCCGTGAAGATCTTGGGGCGGACTCTTTGGACGTCGTGGAACTTGTTATGGAATTGGAAGATGAGTTCGATATGGAAATCTCCGATGACGATGCCGAGAAAATCGGAACAGTCGGCGATGCCGTAACGTATATCGAAGCTAAAGTAAATTAA
- the rnc gene encoding ribonuclease III, with translation MTNRRHQQRSTNGTLPATIRHKFEELEAELDIHFSDRTLLYNAFTHSSYVNEHRKRNYTDNERLEFLGDAVLELGVSRFLYATEPNMSEGELTKLRAAIVCEPSLEKFSNELGFGRYILLGKGEEQTGGRMRPALLADVFEAFVGALYLDQGLEAVTSFLEKIVFPKISVGAFSHMMDYKSRLQEIVQQTNNGSLHYEIIEEKGPAHAKKFVTVVRLGDEEMGTGIGKSKKEAEQEAARHAIGKLESRQVEGEN, from the coding sequence ATGACCAATAGACGACATCAGCAAAGATCAACGAATGGTACGTTGCCTGCAACCATCCGACATAAATTCGAGGAGCTGGAGGCGGAGCTGGATATCCACTTTTCCGACCGCACTCTCTTGTATAACGCGTTCACCCACTCCTCTTATGTCAATGAACACCGGAAACGGAATTATACCGATAATGAACGATTGGAATTTTTAGGGGATGCGGTTCTGGAGCTCGGCGTCTCCCGCTTTTTATACGCCACGGAACCTAACATGTCCGAAGGGGAATTGACGAAACTCCGGGCTGCGATCGTCTGCGAACCGTCATTGGAGAAATTTTCAAATGAACTCGGGTTCGGGCGATATATCCTTTTAGGGAAAGGGGAAGAGCAGACAGGAGGTCGCATGCGCCCTGCATTGTTGGCGGATGTTTTTGAAGCATTTGTCGGGGCTCTTTATCTGGATCAAGGTTTAGAAGCCGTCACGTCCTTTTTAGAGAAGATTGTTTTTCCGAAAATTAGCGTCGGTGCTTTTTCGCATATGATGGATTATAAAAGCCGTCTGCAGGAAATCGTCCAGCAGACGAATAACGGTTCTCTTCATTATGAAATCATCGAAGAGAAGGGTCCAGCACATGCGAAAAAGTTTGTCACAGTCGTGCGCCTCGGGGATGAGGAGATGGGGACCGGCATTGGAAAATCTAAAAAGGAAGCCGAGCAGGAAGCGGCCCGGCATGCCATCGGAAAACTGGAAAGCCGACAAGTCGAAGGAGAGAACTGA
- the smc gene encoding chromosome segregation protein SMC, which produces MFLKRLEIIGFKSFAERIGIDFVPGVTAVVGPNGSGKSNITDAIRWVLGEQSAKSLRGSKMEDVIFAGSDSRKPLNFAEVTLVLDNSQNRFPLDYTEISVSRRVFRSGESAYLLNGQQCRLKDITDVFMDSGLGKEAFSIISQGRIDEILNSRPEERRTIFDEAAGVLKYRTRKRKAEHKLFETEDNLDRVLDILKELDTRIGPLEKSAQAAKTYNVLSEEIRELDVRLLNLDTGKLREEILQTSREAERLQQEKNRYENDVRQMEQQSTVFNAQLAQVDEEMEKLQKKLVTVSAEAEKWEGRRLLSLEKKRNAEQQILRLQTELESAVAEQGALAGKIGPAIEQLEQTEQEYAGIAGELDAISQVLKRSAKETEAEIEELKSLYIERLNEEATLRNDLKHLEERLEGERTSSERILQQTALLREKLRELKEERKAKASSLSRLEQQYEAEEAAYQQALEALHIAEKELASQQEMMQKALNRQHEMSGRVRALESMEADFSGFYSGVKEVLLAKRAGKLSGIDGAVAELISVDPEFVKAVETALGGALQHLVTTTEAEARKAIGYLKSKNAGRATFLPRDVMKPRTIPTTSLYAVKQHPEFIATADRLVQTNEAYRGVTENLLGNTLVAQTLTGASAIAKLMNYRFRVVTIDGDIVNAGGSLTGGGVKGQASVFTRKAELETLKKQLHRMEESLKTANRKLSDTKMDVAKWMQETGRLREEMEKHHVGLAAAQSGIREVDITIKSIEQEIAVTERGRQGAEHSGSELMGQKSELQNKHLHVKEELESIQSEVQTLERLASDRRNEESALIAKQSNLRERSAVLREQRTYQQASIAAMEESAKRLAEKILRLQEELQFFHGSDEGGELTADEIQKRIEGAVQEKSTVEQELIQKRESRVLLSQQLEEKGAELRQLRDQAGQAVSALNTINVALSRLEVKYEGVTQRLLDDYGLYPEADFTADFDEQQARERVEMLKSELEALGPVNQGAIPEFEEVTERHRFLSEQRNDLLEAKGTLQEAMSEMDREMKTRFSTTFAAVRQRFRHVFREMFGGGEADLLLTDPDDLLETGVDIMARPPGKKLQNLSLLSGGERALTAIALLFSIIEVRPVPFCILDEVEAALDEANVIRYSKYLKKFSEKTQFIVITHRKGTMEGADVLYGVTMQESGVSRLISVKLSEVPEGAIM; this is translated from the coding sequence GTGTTTCTTAAAAGACTGGAAATCATCGGCTTCAAATCGTTTGCAGAGCGGATCGGCATCGACTTTGTCCCTGGCGTCACGGCGGTCGTCGGTCCGAATGGCAGTGGGAAAAGCAATATAACGGACGCCATCCGTTGGGTCCTTGGCGAACAGTCGGCAAAATCGTTGCGCGGCTCGAAAATGGAAGACGTCATCTTTGCCGGAAGTGATTCCAGAAAGCCGTTGAATTTTGCGGAAGTGACTTTGGTTTTGGATAATAGCCAAAATCGGTTTCCGCTCGATTATACGGAAATTAGCGTCAGCCGCCGCGTGTTCCGTTCGGGGGAGAGCGCTTATCTCCTGAACGGCCAACAATGCCGGTTGAAAGATATTACCGATGTCTTTATGGATTCCGGCCTGGGAAAAGAAGCATTCTCCATCATCTCCCAAGGCCGGATCGATGAAATCTTGAACAGTCGGCCCGAAGAACGCCGGACCATCTTTGATGAGGCGGCCGGTGTTTTGAAATATCGGACAAGGAAACGGAAAGCGGAGCATAAGCTGTTTGAAACCGAGGATAATTTGGATCGGGTCCTGGATATCCTGAAGGAGCTTGACACCCGGATCGGCCCGTTGGAAAAAAGCGCGCAAGCCGCCAAAACGTATAATGTCCTATCGGAAGAAATCCGGGAGTTGGACGTTCGTCTGCTCAATCTGGATACAGGAAAACTGAGAGAGGAGATCCTTCAAACTTCCCGTGAAGCCGAACGGTTACAACAGGAAAAGAATCGGTATGAAAACGATGTTCGGCAAATGGAACAACAAAGCACGGTTTTCAACGCGCAACTGGCCCAAGTGGACGAAGAGATGGAAAAGTTGCAAAAAAAACTCGTCACGGTCAGTGCCGAAGCGGAAAAGTGGGAAGGCCGCCGTCTCCTTTCCCTTGAAAAAAAGCGCAACGCTGAACAACAGATTCTACGTCTGCAGACGGAGCTGGAGAGCGCAGTGGCCGAACAAGGGGCGCTTGCCGGGAAAATCGGTCCGGCGATCGAGCAATTGGAACAGACGGAGCAGGAGTATGCCGGCATCGCGGGTGAATTGGATGCCATTTCGCAAGTATTGAAGCGCTCGGCGAAAGAGACGGAGGCGGAAATCGAGGAGCTGAAATCGCTTTACATCGAACGTCTGAACGAAGAAGCCACGCTGCGCAATGATTTGAAGCATCTGGAGGAACGGTTGGAAGGAGAGCGGACGTCCTCCGAGCGGATATTGCAACAGACGGCTCTCTTACGTGAAAAACTACGAGAATTGAAGGAGGAGCGAAAAGCGAAGGCGTCCTCCCTTTCCCGTCTGGAACAGCAATATGAGGCTGAAGAAGCGGCGTATCAACAGGCCCTTGAAGCTCTCCACATCGCCGAAAAGGAGCTTGCTTCCCAGCAGGAGATGATGCAGAAAGCGCTCAACCGTCAACATGAAATGAGTGGGCGGGTCCGTGCATTGGAAAGCATGGAGGCCGATTTCTCGGGTTTTTATTCGGGCGTCAAAGAAGTGCTCTTGGCGAAGCGGGCCGGTAAACTTTCCGGCATTGACGGAGCGGTCGCCGAATTGATTTCCGTCGATCCTGAATTTGTGAAAGCCGTGGAAACAGCATTGGGCGGAGCGCTCCAACATTTGGTGACGACGACGGAAGCCGAGGCGCGAAAAGCGATCGGTTACTTGAAATCAAAAAATGCAGGGAGAGCCACATTCCTTCCGAGAGATGTCATGAAGCCGCGGACGATTCCAACGACCAGCCTCTATGCAGTGAAACAGCATCCGGAATTCATCGCCACGGCAGATCGGCTTGTCCAAACGAACGAGGCGTATCGAGGGGTCACGGAAAACCTTCTCGGGAATACCCTGGTCGCCCAAACACTCACCGGAGCGTCGGCGATTGCGAAATTGATGAATTATCGGTTCCGGGTCGTGACAATCGACGGGGATATCGTCAATGCCGGCGGGTCCCTCACAGGAGGGGGCGTCAAAGGCCAAGCTTCCGTATTCACTCGCAAGGCTGAATTGGAGACGTTGAAAAAGCAATTGCACCGCATGGAAGAATCCTTGAAAACCGCCAATCGGAAACTAAGCGACACGAAGATGGATGTCGCCAAGTGGATGCAAGAGACCGGACGGCTGCGAGAAGAAATGGAAAAACACCATGTCGGATTAGCCGCTGCACAATCGGGGATCCGTGAGGTGGACATCACCATCAAATCGATCGAACAGGAAATAGCCGTCACGGAAAGAGGCAGACAAGGGGCGGAACATTCCGGTTCGGAGCTGATGGGACAGAAAAGCGAATTGCAGAACAAGCATCTTCATGTAAAAGAAGAGCTGGAGTCCATCCAATCTGAAGTCCAGACATTGGAACGGCTCGCGTCTGACCGGCGCAATGAAGAATCGGCGCTTATCGCCAAGCAGAGCAATTTGCGGGAACGATCCGCCGTGCTCCGGGAACAGAGAACGTACCAGCAGGCTTCCATCGCGGCCATGGAGGAATCGGCAAAGCGGTTAGCGGAAAAAATTCTGCGACTGCAGGAAGAATTGCAGTTTTTCCATGGGTCGGATGAAGGCGGCGAGTTGACGGCAGATGAAATCCAAAAGCGGATTGAAGGAGCGGTGCAGGAAAAATCCACCGTCGAGCAGGAATTGATTCAGAAAAGGGAATCGAGGGTGCTATTATCCCAGCAACTTGAGGAGAAAGGGGCAGAGCTTCGGCAACTGCGCGATCAGGCCGGACAAGCAGTTTCCGCGTTGAATACGATCAACGTGGCCCTATCCCGCCTAGAAGTGAAGTATGAAGGTGTAACCCAGCGTCTCTTGGACGACTATGGACTGTATCCCGAAGCTGATTTCACCGCTGATTTCGATGAACAGCAAGCGCGGGAAAGGGTCGAAATGCTGAAAAGTGAATTGGAAGCATTGGGTCCTGTCAATCAAGGTGCTATCCCGGAATTCGAGGAAGTGACAGAACGCCACCGTTTCCTAAGCGAGCAGCGCAACGATCTGCTTGAAGCGAAAGGTACCTTGCAAGAAGCGATGTCCGAAATGGATCGGGAGATGAAGACCCGTTTCTCGACAACCTTTGCTGCAGTCCGGCAACGGTTCCGCCATGTATTCCGTGAAATGTTCGGAGGCGGCGAGGCGGACTTGCTCTTGACGGATCCCGATGATCTGCTTGAAACAGGAGTCGATATTATGGCCCGGCCGCCCGGAAAGAAATTGCAGAATCTCAGTTTATTATCCGGCGGCGAACGGGCGTTGACCGCCATCGCATTGCTATTCTCGATCATCGAAGTCCGTCCTGTTCCGTTCTGCATCTTGGATGAAGTGGAAGCGGCGCTCGACGAGGCGAACGTCATCCGCTATAGTAAGTATTTGAAAAAATTCTCGGAAAAAACGCAGTTCATCGTCATCACGCACCGGAAAGGGACGATGGAAGGCGCGGACGTATTATACGGTGTGACGATGCAGGAATCCGGCGTATCCCGTCTCATCTCCGTCAAACTATCCGAAGTGCCGGAAGGGGCTATCATGTAA
- the ftsY gene encoding signal recognition particle-docking protein FtsY produces the protein MSFFRKLKEKITGTNEAVTEKFKDGLSKTRNQFTSKVNDLVARFREVDEEFFEELEELLLQADVGFETVMELIDELKLEVKRKNIKDTSGIQSVISEKLVDIYKAGEELDNSLNIQEDGLTVVLMVGVNGVGKTTTIGKLAARLMAEGKTVMLAAGDTFRAGAIDQLVVWGERAGVEVIRQSEGSDPAAVMYDAIRAAKKRNVDVLICDTAGRLQNKVNLMNELEKVHRVIGKEVEGAPHEVLLALDATTGQNALIQAETFKEATDVTGIVLTKLDGTAKGGIVLAIRSKLHIPVKFVGLGEGVDDLQPFDPEKYVYGLFADGLEAEPEEEDK, from the coding sequence ATGTCTTTTTTTAGAAAGCTAAAAGAGAAAATAACAGGGACGAATGAAGCGGTAACAGAAAAATTCAAGGATGGTTTATCGAAAACACGCAATCAGTTCACTTCCAAAGTGAATGACCTCGTCGCCCGTTTCCGGGAAGTGGACGAGGAGTTTTTCGAAGAACTGGAGGAACTGCTTTTACAAGCGGACGTCGGTTTCGAAACGGTCATGGAATTGATCGACGAATTGAAATTGGAAGTGAAACGAAAAAATATCAAAGATACATCGGGCATCCAATCCGTCATATCCGAGAAATTGGTCGATATCTACAAAGCGGGCGAAGAACTGGACAATAGCCTGAATATCCAAGAAGATGGCTTGACGGTCGTATTGATGGTCGGAGTCAATGGCGTCGGGAAAACAACGACAATCGGAAAACTGGCGGCACGTCTCATGGCAGAAGGGAAAACGGTCATGCTGGCGGCAGGTGACACGTTCCGAGCGGGCGCCATCGATCAGCTCGTCGTCTGGGGGGAACGGGCCGGCGTGGAAGTGATCCGACAATCTGAAGGGTCCGATCCGGCAGCGGTCATGTATGATGCGATCCGGGCGGCAAAGAAACGGAATGTCGATGTCCTCATCTGCGATACCGCAGGCCGTTTGCAAAACAAAGTCAACTTGATGAATGAGCTGGAAAAGGTCCATCGCGTCATCGGCAAGGAAGTGGAAGGGGCGCCGCATGAAGTGCTCCTCGCGCTCGATGCGACGACCGGACAGAACGCACTCATCCAAGCGGAAACATTCAAGGAGGCAACCGATGTGACGGGCATCGTCCTGACGAAGTTGGACGGGACAGCAAAAGGCGGGATCGTCCTTGCCATCCGCAGCAAGCTGCATATCCCGGTCAAGTTCGTCGGTTTGGGCGAAGGTGTCGACGATCTGCAGCCATTCGACCCGGAGAAGTACGTCTACGGCCTTTTTGCCGATGGGTTGGAAGCGGAGCCGGAAGAAGAGGACAAGTAA
- a CDS encoding putative DNA-binding protein, with protein MVLEKMTRINFLFDFYQSLLTEKQRHYMELYYLDDLSLGEIAEEFGVSRQAVYDNVRRTEAMLEDYETKLNLFAKFQKRVDIVEQIELLLDGEDDRMNAIRKLVSALKEHE; from the coding sequence ATGGTGCTTGAAAAAATGACACGCATTAACTTTCTCTTCGATTTCTATCAATCATTGTTGACAGAGAAACAGAGACATTATATGGAATTATATTATCTGGATGATCTTTCACTCGGTGAAATCGCCGAGGAATTTGGAGTGTCGCGCCAAGCGGTCTATGATAATGTACGACGGACCGAAGCGATGCTTGAAGATTATGAAACGAAATTGAATTTATTTGCTAAATTCCAGAAACGGGTGGACATCGTTGAACAGATCGAATTGCTGCTCGATGGCGAGGATGATCGCATGAATGCCATCCGGAAACTGGTGAGCGCGTTAAAAGAACATGAGTAG
- the ffh gene encoding signal recognition particle protein, producing the protein MAFEGLAQRLQGTLQKITGKGKISEADVKEMMREVRFALIEADVNLKVVKEFVKTVSERAVGQDVMKSLTPGQQVVKIVKDELTSLMGGEQNPIQFSRKSPTVIMMVGLQGAGKTTTTGKLATVLRKRHNKKPLLVAADVYRPAAIQQLETLGKQLTMPVFALGTDVSPVEIVRQALEEAEKEHNDVVIIDTAGRLHVDEALMQELKDIRELSNPDEVFLVVDAMTGQDAVNVAQSFNETIGITGVVLTKLDGDTRGGAALSIRSVTQKPIKFVGMGEKMDALEAFHPERMASRILGMGDVMSLIEKAQENVDEEKAKELEQKFRTQTFTLDDFLDQLQQVKKMGPLDELLKMMPGANKIKGLENAKVDESQMGRVEAVIRSMTIPERTTPEIINASRKKRIAKGSGTSIQEVNRLLKQFDEMKKMVKQMTNMQQKGKKKMKMPGFDSFFK; encoded by the coding sequence ATGGCATTTGAAGGATTAGCCCAGCGCCTGCAAGGGACGCTTCAAAAGATAACGGGCAAGGGGAAAATTAGCGAAGCTGACGTCAAAGAGATGATGCGGGAAGTCCGATTTGCATTGATCGAAGCGGACGTCAACTTGAAAGTGGTAAAAGAATTCGTTAAAACGGTCAGTGAGCGGGCTGTCGGCCAGGATGTCATGAAAAGCCTGACACCCGGTCAGCAAGTCGTAAAGATAGTTAAAGATGAACTGACCAGCCTGATGGGGGGAGAACAGAATCCCATCCAATTTTCACGGAAATCACCGACGGTCATTATGATGGTCGGTCTGCAAGGTGCGGGTAAAACGACGACGACTGGTAAGTTGGCAACTGTTTTACGCAAACGCCATAACAAAAAACCGCTCCTCGTGGCGGCAGACGTCTACCGGCCGGCTGCCATTCAGCAGTTGGAAACTCTTGGGAAACAGCTGACTATGCCGGTATTCGCACTCGGAACCGATGTATCGCCGGTCGAAATCGTCCGTCAGGCATTGGAAGAGGCGGAAAAGGAACATAACGACGTCGTCATCATCGATACGGCGGGACGCCTCCATGTCGATGAGGCGCTGATGCAGGAATTGAAGGATATCCGTGAACTGAGCAATCCGGATGAAGTTTTCCTCGTCGTCGATGCCATGACCGGGCAAGACGCAGTCAATGTCGCCCAAAGTTTCAATGAAACGATCGGCATCACGGGTGTCGTCCTGACAAAGCTGGACGGGGACACTCGGGGCGGGGCGGCCCTCTCCATCCGTTCCGTCACCCAGAAACCGATCAAATTCGTCGGGATGGGCGAGAAAATGGATGCTTTGGAGGCATTCCATCCAGAGCGGATGGCTTCCCGGATCCTCGGCATGGGCGATGTCATGTCCCTCATCGAGAAAGCGCAGGAAAATGTCGATGAAGAGAAGGCGAAAGAGCTGGAGCAGAAATTTCGCACCCAGACGTTCACGCTCGACGACTTCCTCGATCAGCTTCAGCAAGTCAAAAAGATGGGGCCGCTCGATGAACTGCTGAAAATGATGCCCGGCGCCAATAAGATCAAAGGGCTGGAAAACGCCAAAGTCGATGAAAGCCAGATGGGACGCGTCGAAGCGGTCATCCGCTCCATGACGATCCCGGAACGGACCACTCCGGAAATCATCAACGCCAGCCGGAAAAAGCGGATCGCCAAAGGCTCCGGAACATCCATCCAGGAAGTCAACCGGCTGTTGAAGCAATTCGACGAAATGAAAAAAATGGTCAAACAAATGACCAACATGCAGCAAAAAGGGAAAAAGAAGATGAAAATGCCAGGGTTTGATTCGTTTTTTAAATAA